One Blastocatellia bacterium DNA segment encodes these proteins:
- a CDS encoding ABC transporter ATP-binding protein — MITTNGLTKVYDGKVAVEALTMEIRPGEIFGLLGPNGAGKTTTVRMLAALIAPTAGEAIIGGYRLGEQDAAIRRLVGIVTEAPGLYERLSARENLEVYARLYGVANVARQVEKYLRLLDLWDRRDEPVGTFSKGMKQKLALARALVHEPKILLLDEPTSGLDPQMTRVVREFIADLRSQGRTILLCTHNLDEAERLCDRILVLKTRPIALDTPEALHRRLFGRRIVVTLAEVTAGILERVRTLPFVRDLQCNGRQLYIALADPEHENPYLVRALVEAGAAIQFLTEEEHSLEEIYLRLLEEEAAAQQAEAASAR; from the coding sequence ATGATCACGACCAACGGGCTGACGAAAGTCTACGATGGGAAAGTCGCCGTCGAAGCGCTCACGATGGAGATTCGGCCCGGAGAGATCTTCGGCTTGCTCGGGCCAAATGGCGCGGGGAAGACGACGACCGTGCGCATGCTCGCGGCGCTCATCGCGCCTACCGCTGGAGAGGCGATCATCGGAGGATACCGCCTGGGGGAACAAGACGCCGCGATCCGACGCCTGGTGGGGATCGTGACCGAAGCCCCTGGCCTCTACGAACGCTTGAGCGCGCGAGAGAATTTGGAAGTGTACGCGCGGCTCTACGGCGTCGCGAACGTCGCGCGACAGGTCGAGAAGTACCTTCGTCTGCTGGACCTCTGGGATCGGCGGGATGAGCCGGTCGGAACGTTCTCCAAAGGCATGAAGCAGAAGTTGGCGCTCGCTCGCGCTCTTGTGCACGAGCCGAAGATCTTGCTCCTGGATGAGCCGACCTCTGGTCTCGATCCGCAGATGACGCGCGTCGTGCGGGAGTTCATCGCCGATCTCCGAAGCCAAGGGCGAACGATCCTCCTCTGCACGCACAATCTGGATGAGGCCGAGCGCTTGTGCGACCGCATCCTCGTGTTGAAGACCCGTCCGATCGCGCTCGACACGCCCGAAGCGTTGCACCGACGGCTCTTCGGACGGCGCATCGTGGTCACGCTCGCTGAAGTGACCGCAGGGATCCTGGAGCGCGTGCGCACCCTCCCGTTTGTGCGCGATCTGCAGTGCAATGGACGGCAGCTCTACATCGCGCTCGCCGATCCGGAGCACGAGAACCCGTACCTTGTGCGCGCGTTGGTCGAAGCAGGGGCGGCCATTCAATTCCTCACTGAGGAGGAGCATTCCCTGGAGGAGATCTACCTCCGCCTCCTCGAGGAGGAGGCCGCAGCCCAGCAGGCGGAAGCGGCGTCAGCGAGATGA
- a CDS encoding methylmalonyl-CoA carboxyltransferase gives MSSRVTIVEKLHHLRELNRVAEAGGGPERVARQHAEGKMTARERIEYLLDEGTFEEFDKFKKHRCTDFGMAEHQYLGDGVVAGWGKIDGRTVFVFAQDFTVFGGSLSETNAEKICKIMDLAMKVGAPVIGLNDSGGARIQEGVASLAGYAEIFLRNVLASGVVPQISAIMGPCAGGAVYSPALTDFIIMTKRTSYMFITGPDVIRAVTHEEVTKEELGGAMTHNTKSGVAHFAVDTEEDCLNLIRELLSFLPSNNLEDPPRRTCSDPVERMEERLDTLVPTEPHMPYDIRDVIHLVVDDGYFLEVQEHFAPNIVIGFARLNGRPIGIVANQPAYLAGVLDIDASVKAARFVRFCDCFNIPIITFEDVPGFLPGVDQEHRGVIRHGAKLLYAYAEATVPKITVITRKAYGGAYCVMGSKHLRTDVNFAWPTAEIAVMGPEGAVNILYRREIQSARDPEAFRLERIREYEEKFASPYIAAERGFIDEVIEPRATRPKLIRALEMLDTKRDTNPPRKHGNIPL, from the coding sequence ATGTCATCGCGGGTGACCATCGTCGAGAAACTCCACCATTTGCGCGAACTGAACCGCGTGGCCGAAGCCGGCGGCGGCCCCGAACGCGTGGCGCGTCAACATGCCGAAGGGAAGATGACGGCGCGCGAGCGGATCGAGTACCTGCTCGATGAAGGCACGTTCGAAGAGTTCGACAAGTTCAAGAAGCATCGGTGCACGGATTTCGGCATGGCCGAGCATCAATATCTCGGCGATGGCGTCGTCGCCGGATGGGGGAAGATTGACGGACGGACGGTCTTCGTCTTCGCGCAAGACTTCACCGTCTTCGGGGGATCGCTCTCGGAGACCAATGCCGAGAAGATTTGCAAGATCATGGACCTGGCGATGAAAGTGGGCGCCCCCGTCATCGGCCTGAACGATTCCGGCGGAGCGCGCATTCAGGAGGGCGTGGCCTCGCTGGCGGGATACGCCGAGATCTTTCTGCGCAATGTGCTCGCCTCCGGAGTTGTGCCACAGATCTCGGCCATCATGGGGCCATGTGCTGGCGGCGCCGTCTACAGCCCGGCGCTCACCGATTTCATCATCATGACCAAGCGCACCAGCTACATGTTCATCACAGGGCCGGACGTCATCCGCGCCGTCACGCACGAAGAGGTGACCAAAGAGGAGCTCGGTGGTGCCATGACGCATAATACCAAGAGCGGCGTCGCGCACTTCGCCGTGGACACGGAAGAAGATTGCCTGAACTTGATCCGCGAATTGCTCTCCTTCCTGCCGTCAAACAATCTGGAGGATCCGCCCCGACGAACCTGCTCAGATCCGGTGGAGCGCATGGAGGAGCGCTTGGATACCCTCGTGCCGACCGAACCGCACATGCCGTATGACATCCGCGACGTCATTCACTTGGTCGTGGACGATGGATATTTCCTGGAGGTGCAGGAGCATTTCGCGCCGAACATCGTCATCGGCTTCGCTCGCCTCAACGGACGGCCCATCGGGATCGTCGCCAACCAACCGGCGTATCTGGCGGGCGTGCTCGACATTGATGCCTCGGTGAAGGCCGCTCGGTTCGTGCGCTTTTGCGACTGCTTCAACATCCCGATCATCACCTTCGAGGATGTGCCGGGTTTTCTGCCCGGCGTGGATCAAGAGCATCGCGGCGTCATCCGACATGGCGCCAAGCTCCTCTACGCTTACGCCGAGGCCACCGTGCCGAAGATCACCGTCATCACGCGGAAGGCCTATGGCGGCGCCTATTGCGTCATGGGCTCGAAGCATCTGCGCACGGACGTGAACTTCGCGTGGCCGACAGCCGAGATCGCCGTCATGGGCCCCGAAGGCGCGGTCAATATCCTCTATCGTCGAGAGATCCAAAGCGCGCGCGATCCGGAGGCCTTTCGCCTCGAGCGCATTCGCGAATACGAGGAGAAGTTCGCCTCCCCATATATCGCTGCCGAACGCGGGTTCATTGACGAAGTGATCGAGCCGCGCGCCACGCGCCCGAAATTGATCCGCGCCTTGGAGATGCTCGACACCAAGCGCGATACGAACCCGCCGCGCAAACACGGCAACATCCCGCTCTGA
- a CDS encoding GNAT family N-acetyltransferase translates to MCVKVNAVGVMVDVIPSPPIIVRRGRVEELDRLEEVYRQAYRGLEEYADTTTFRIRNYLNWLYSGEPEGFFVAEVEGRLIGFVSIHAEWWDKRLGETGEIHEICVHPDWKGRGVGRKLLEAAIAYARERGRSYVSLWVGERNWHARRWYQSLGFEECGVQLGEWVRMIRRIEEEAYPQ, encoded by the coding sequence ATGTGCGTGAAGGTCAATGCGGTGGGCGTTATGGTGGACGTGATTCCATCACCGCCAATCATCGTGCGACGGGGGCGTGTCGAGGAACTGGATCGGTTGGAGGAGGTCTATCGGCAGGCGTATCGAGGTTTGGAGGAATATGCCGACACGACCACGTTCCGCATTCGCAATTATCTGAACTGGCTCTACAGCGGCGAACCCGAAGGGTTCTTCGTCGCTGAGGTCGAGGGGCGATTGATCGGGTTCGTGAGCATCCACGCTGAGTGGTGGGACAAGCGCTTGGGCGAAACGGGCGAGATTCACGAGATCTGCGTCCATCCCGACTGGAAGGGGCGAGGAGTAGGGCGAAAGCTCCTCGAAGCGGCTATCGCGTATGCCCGGGAGCGCGGTCGCTCATACGTCAGCCTCTGGGTGGGGGAGCGCAATTGGCATGCGCGCCGGTGGTACCAGAGCTTGGGATTTGAAGAGTGTGGCGTGCAGCTCGGCGAATGGGTGCGCATGATCCGACGGATCGAGGAGGAGGCTTATCCCCAGTGA
- a CDS encoding M20/M25/M40 family metallo-hydrolase — protein sequence MKSDALSEHARATLRARVRELTAVLVETPTPSGNEAALYPFLTAVLQACGFHVERQMTSLGRENLVARRGRSTLLFSAHVDTYPAYTHPEPYRLREENGRLIGRGAVDCKGQIAALLCAVELMDAPCQIAFVVDEERTALGSREVQIEADGVIVLEPTELRPVVAHAGAIELEVAVYGRAAHGSMPHCGENAVLKAMRVIEEIARLPFLEQTHPLFPPAPWVTLGKIEGGFDTMVVPNRCTFQMDVRVLPGVSIRTACEQLFALAAQYGAELTILDVSEPSEVDAQHPVVRALMAAHEAITGERPTPCGYYSFTDATHYLQRGFPAIVYGAGNLGVAHSDHEWVSLDELEIMTRVLAHMLAHWG from the coding sequence ATGAAGAGCGATGCCCTCTCGGAACACGCACGAGCGACGCTTCGCGCACGCGTGCGCGAACTCACCGCCGTGCTCGTGGAAACGCCGACGCCAAGCGGGAATGAAGCCGCGCTCTATCCCTTTCTGACTGCTGTGCTCCAAGCTTGTGGCTTCCATGTGGAGCGGCAGATGACGTCGCTCGGACGCGAGAACCTCGTCGCCCGACGGGGACGAAGCACGCTGCTTTTTTCGGCGCACGTGGACACATATCCGGCTTACACGCATCCGGAGCCTTATCGGCTGCGCGAGGAGAATGGGCGACTCATCGGGCGCGGCGCCGTGGATTGCAAAGGACAAATCGCCGCACTGCTCTGCGCCGTCGAATTGATGGACGCGCCCTGCCAGATCGCCTTCGTCGTGGACGAAGAGCGCACGGCGCTCGGCTCGCGCGAGGTGCAAATTGAAGCCGATGGAGTGATCGTGCTGGAACCGACCGAGCTGCGTCCGGTCGTCGCACATGCCGGGGCGATCGAATTGGAAGTCGCCGTCTACGGGCGAGCGGCCCACGGGAGCATGCCGCACTGCGGAGAGAACGCTGTCCTCAAAGCCATGCGGGTCATCGAGGAGATCGCCCGCCTGCCCTTCCTCGAACAGACGCATCCGCTCTTCCCTCCCGCTCCATGGGTGACGCTGGGGAAGATCGAGGGGGGATTCGACACCATGGTCGTCCCCAATCGCTGTACCTTTCAAATGGACGTGCGCGTGCTACCGGGCGTCTCCATCCGCACGGCATGCGAACAATTGTTCGCCCTGGCGGCGCAATATGGAGCCGAGTTGACGATCCTCGATGTCTCGGAGCCTTCCGAGGTTGATGCGCAGCATCCGGTTGTGCGCGCGCTGATGGCCGCTCATGAGGCGATCACGGGAGAGCGCCCGACTCCTTGCGGCTACTACAGCTTCACCGATGCCACGCACTATCTCCAACGGGGTTTCCCCGCCATCGTCTATGGAGCTGGGAATCTCGGCGTCGCCCACTCCGACCACGAGTGGGTCTCGCTCGACGAGCTGGAGATCATGACCCGCGTCCTCGCTCATATGCTGGCTCACTGGGGATAA
- a CDS encoding ABC transporter permease subunit: protein MSPVLVILRKEWTDLRRHRLLVLSMVVPALVFLLLPFILTILIPLFDPSSLSDQDFLRMIEVLGRAEPELRRLDPLVVLHIYIFRQFVLMLLLVPILGALSIATYSIIGEKQNRTLEPLLATPIATTELLWGKSLAAAIPATLLVWATFGLYVLGIRALSPPEVLPRVANPVGLGLIFLIGPLVAVLSLGLGVIVSSRAKDPRTAQQVGVVLILPIMALFIMQMRGFFLLDVRWLFVGAAALLALDVVLLKIGARLFERETILTRWG, encoded by the coding sequence ATGTCGCCCGTACTCGTCATCTTGAGAAAGGAATGGACCGACCTGCGGCGGCACCGCTTGCTCGTGCTCTCGATGGTCGTGCCAGCTCTCGTCTTCCTCCTGCTGCCGTTCATCCTCACGATCCTCATCCCGCTCTTTGATCCCTCGAGCTTGAGCGATCAGGATTTTCTGCGGATGATCGAAGTGTTGGGACGCGCGGAGCCGGAGTTACGGCGACTGGACCCTTTGGTGGTCCTGCACATCTACATCTTCCGACAGTTCGTCCTCATGCTTTTGCTCGTGCCGATTCTCGGCGCGCTCTCGATTGCGACCTACAGCATCATCGGGGAGAAGCAGAATCGCACGCTCGAGCCGCTTCTCGCGACGCCGATTGCGACGACCGAGCTTCTGTGGGGAAAGAGTCTGGCCGCGGCCATTCCGGCGACGCTGCTGGTGTGGGCCACTTTCGGACTCTACGTGCTGGGGATCCGTGCGTTGAGCCCTCCGGAAGTGCTTCCTCGCGTCGCGAATCCCGTCGGGCTCGGTCTCATCTTCCTCATCGGACCACTGGTCGCGGTCCTCAGTCTGGGACTTGGGGTGATCGTCTCTTCGCGCGCGAAGGATCCACGCACGGCGCAGCAGGTCGGGGTCGTCCTGATCCTCCCCATCATGGCTCTCTTCATCATGCAGATGCGCGGCTTCTTCCTCTTGGACGTCCGATGGCTCTTCGTGGGAGCAGCAGCGCTGCTTGCGCTCGATGTGGTCCTCCTGAAAATCGGCGCGCGCCTCTTCGAGCGAGAGACGATCCTCACTCGCTGGGGCTGA
- a CDS encoding zinc ribbon domain-containing protein translates to MPMYEYVCEKCGEKFEKLVLSPETKIACPRCGSASCERIYSSFAFGMARKFIASVRSTSGCGCSAGGCGCHRG, encoded by the coding sequence ATGCCGATGTATGAGTACGTCTGCGAGAAATGCGGCGAGAAGTTCGAGAAGCTGGTTCTGTCTCCCGAGACGAAGATCGCCTGTCCGCGGTGCGGCAGCGCTTCGTGCGAACGGATCTACTCCTCGTTCGCCTTCGGCATGGCGCGGAAATTCATCGCGAGCGTTCGCTCCACGAGCGGATGCGGATGCTCGGCCGGAGGGTGCGGATGTCATCGCGGGTGA
- a CDS encoding DUF4968 domain-containing protein, whose protein sequence is MTLDCQNAQLQVTVLATDLIRVRMPPGAAFGPNESWAVVKTEWPTVPVEIGEDRMSVRLSTWEPIVEIHKSPCAVTIRDRQGEVIVADAPGAGMSWEGREVRVWKVMPPDEYYYGLGERAGPLEHRGRVYVNWNTDAYGYQRGTDPLYQSIPLLLALRQGRSYGIFFDNPSRSSFDLGSTRRDQYSFGAEEGELNYYVFYGPDPRKVIERYTELVGRMPLPPKWALGYQQSRWSYEPESRVREIARAFRQRQIPCDVIYLDIDYMDGFRSFTVDARKFPSFRQMIADAPTRVGEVPR, encoded by the coding sequence GTGACACTCGATTGTCAGAACGCGCAGCTTCAGGTCACTGTTTTGGCAACCGATCTCATTCGGGTTCGGATGCCGCCAGGGGCGGCATTTGGCCCTAATGAGAGCTGGGCCGTGGTTAAGACTGAATGGCCGACCGTCCCCGTGGAGATCGGCGAGGATCGGATGAGCGTTCGGCTGAGCACGTGGGAGCCGATCGTCGAGATTCACAAATCCCCTTGCGCAGTGACGATTCGCGATCGGCAGGGCGAGGTCATCGTGGCGGATGCCCCCGGAGCGGGCATGAGCTGGGAGGGTCGGGAAGTGCGCGTGTGGAAGGTGATGCCGCCCGACGAATATTACTACGGGCTGGGAGAACGAGCAGGACCACTTGAGCATCGCGGTCGAGTGTATGTCAACTGGAACACGGACGCTTATGGGTATCAACGAGGGACGGATCCGCTCTATCAATCCATCCCCCTCCTGCTGGCTTTGCGTCAGGGACGCAGTTACGGGATTTTCTTCGACAATCCCTCGCGCTCCAGCTTCGATCTGGGGAGCACGCGGCGCGATCAGTATTCGTTCGGCGCAGAGGAGGGCGAGCTGAACTACTACGTCTTCTACGGGCCCGATCCGAGGAAAGTCATCGAGCGCTATACGGAACTCGTGGGACGCATGCCGCTGCCGCCGAAGTGGGCGCTCGGCTATCAACAATCCCGATGGAGCTATGAGCCCGAAAGTCGCGTGCGCGAGATCGCCCGCGCGTTTCGGCAGCGTCAGATCCCGTGCGACGTGATCTACCTGGACATCGACTACATGGACGGATTTCGGAGCTTCACCGTGGACGCGCGGAAGTTCCCGAGCTTTCGCCAAATGATCGCCGATGCGCCGACTCGCGTGGGTGAAGTTCCCCGATGA
- a CDS encoding TolC family protein: MREVSLRSAWQTHAGQYVPLVLLLLLPSIGAAQERVSNPERSVRPVLSLSLREAVALALAPEGNARVRLVEHQLRRVAAQRDEVRAAFLPHVEASLSQQNRTLNLDAVGIRIPFPGFRPFVGPFMTFDLRATATQTLFDLPLVRRLQAANAGVEAAQIDLERVRDQVAGHVARLYLAALRAEAALATARANVTLAEALLELARDQKAVGTGIGIEVTRAQVQLMHERQQLLVAENEWRRTQLELLKALGLPLETELHLTDALTYRPMEVPTLAHALETAWRSRADYAAQREREAAAQLAYSATKWERLPSLVGFADYGTIGSSLTHMAPTRTFGVALRLPLFDGGRRQARRADAQAAWKQEQVQTEDLRRQIELEVRAALDSVRLADEQVKVAEEGLRLAERELEQARHRYEAGVTTSLEVTDAQTRLQRARENHIAALYAHNLARLELALAMGTIRQLFR, from the coding sequence ATGCGTGAGGTATCTCTGAGGAGCGCGTGGCAAACGCATGCAGGGCAATACGTGCCCCTGGTCCTTCTCCTTCTCCTTCCTTCCATTGGCGCGGCACAGGAAAGGGTGTCGAATCCCGAGCGGAGCGTTCGCCCTGTTCTCTCCCTCAGCCTGAGAGAGGCTGTGGCCTTGGCGCTCGCTCCGGAAGGGAACGCGCGCGTGCGTTTGGTCGAACACCAGCTCCGTCGCGTAGCGGCACAACGAGACGAGGTGCGGGCCGCCTTTCTGCCGCACGTCGAGGCCTCGCTCAGTCAGCAAAATCGCACGCTGAATCTCGACGCGGTGGGCATTCGGATCCCGTTCCCCGGATTTCGTCCCTTCGTGGGACCGTTCATGACCTTTGATCTGCGCGCGACGGCTACGCAGACGTTGTTCGATCTCCCGCTGGTGCGCCGCCTTCAAGCGGCGAATGCAGGCGTGGAGGCCGCCCAAATCGATCTCGAACGCGTGCGCGATCAGGTGGCTGGCCACGTCGCCCGCCTGTATTTGGCTGCACTTCGGGCTGAAGCGGCTCTGGCGACCGCGCGCGCCAATGTCACCTTGGCAGAAGCCTTACTCGAGCTCGCTCGAGATCAGAAGGCCGTGGGCACGGGCATCGGCATTGAGGTCACGCGTGCGCAGGTTCAGCTCATGCATGAGCGGCAGCAGTTGCTCGTCGCCGAGAACGAATGGCGACGCACGCAGTTGGAATTGCTCAAGGCGCTCGGGCTTCCGCTGGAGACGGAATTGCACTTGACGGATGCGCTCACCTACCGGCCGATGGAGGTGCCGACGTTGGCGCATGCCTTGGAGACGGCGTGGCGCTCGCGCGCCGACTACGCGGCTCAGCGAGAGCGTGAAGCGGCGGCGCAGCTTGCTTACAGTGCGACGAAGTGGGAACGATTGCCTTCGCTCGTGGGATTCGCCGACTACGGGACCATTGGATCAAGCCTCACGCACATGGCCCCCACGCGAACCTTTGGAGTCGCGCTTCGCCTCCCCCTCTTCGACGGTGGTCGGCGCCAGGCGCGGCGCGCGGATGCTCAAGCCGCATGGAAGCAAGAGCAGGTGCAGACGGAGGACCTCCGACGACAGATCGAGCTGGAAGTGCGGGCCGCTTTGGATAGCGTGCGCTTGGCTGACGAGCAGGTGAAAGTCGCCGAGGAAGGCCTGCGACTGGCCGAGCGAGAACTCGAACAAGCGCGCCATCGGTACGAAGCCGGCGTGACCACGAGCCTCGAAGTCACCGATGCCCAAACCCGCCTGCAACGCGCGCGAGAGAACCACATCGCGGCGCTCTACGCCCATAATCTGGCTCGCTTGGAGCTAGCCCTCGCTATGGGCACTATCCGTCAGCTCTTTCGATGA
- a CDS encoding c-type cytochrome, with translation MRGQNWVPLLWGIMIIGTLVVLGREYSSASWAPLGPIAKQESNRWNVPESAKRMKNPIRATSASIRKGKSLFAEQCAMCHGESGKGDGPMAEALEIKPKDLTDRARMRAQSDGELFWKIAKGNPPMPDFEKTLSQEEIWHLVNFLRTLAR, from the coding sequence ATGCGAGGTCAGAATTGGGTTCCGCTTCTTTGGGGGATCATGATCATCGGGACACTTGTGGTCCTCGGGCGCGAATATTCGTCGGCCTCTTGGGCCCCCCTTGGGCCGATCGCCAAACAAGAGTCCAATCGTTGGAACGTTCCCGAATCGGCCAAGCGGATGAAGAATCCGATTCGGGCGACGAGCGCTTCGATCCGCAAGGGGAAGAGCCTGTTTGCCGAACAATGCGCCATGTGCCATGGAGAGAGCGGTAAAGGCGATGGCCCTATGGCGGAAGCTCTCGAGATAAAGCCGAAAGATTTGACCGACCGCGCTCGGATGCGCGCGCAGAGCGACGGGGAATTGTTTTGGAAGATCGCCAAGGGAAATCCGCCCATGCCGGATTTTGAGAAGACGTTGAGTCAGGAGGAGATCTGGCATCTGGTGAACTTCCTGCGCACGCTCGCGCGATAG